The sequence below is a genomic window from Sorangiineae bacterium MSr12523.
CTCGTAGACCTTCCACGATTGGAAGTCCGCCCCGACGAAGTTGTACGGATTGGTCTTGTTCCAGCTGAAATCGTGTGAGCCCGGGAGCACGTTGCCCTTGGCAACCGCGTCCGGATCGTCGGCAAGTTGTGCAATGTAGGGCGAGCGAATGAAAGGCCCATTGTCGTGGCAACGCACGCAGTTGTCCGCTGCGGTTCCCGCGGGCGTCTTCCACGGGAAGTTTCCGCCACCGTTTCCTTTTATCGGCGCCGTCACCTTGGCCGGCAGATTTCCGAGCGCCTGATAGAAACAGGTATTGCCGTTCTTCTTGTTGTACTGAATGACGGCGATATCACCGTAATTCGCGCCCAGGCCTTTCTTCCGGCAGTGCGCTACGACCATGTGGGTCCCATCGTTCTTCAACACTTGAAAGCGACTGCCGGGATCGCATTCATGGTTGAGCACATTGGGACGGTCGCAATCCTGATTGGGGTAGCTGCCGCTCAGATTCGTCTCGGGGACCTCGGAGCCTTCGTCGCAGTCGAAATCGGGCACGGTCGCGCCAATGGCCGTGTCGCACTTTTTGGAGAATTGCTCCAGTTCCTCCGTCCGGCCGACGTCACACTCCGCCTCGGGATCGTTCGGATCGATGGGATCGATCGCTTGCTCGGTGCTGCCCACCGTTTCTTCGGGTACCGGCGCCGACGAACACGCTGCCAACCATGCCGCCGCGGTCACGGCGCTCAGCCCGATGTAACTGGCCTTTCGCATGAACGAAACGATGCCCACGCATTGCCACGGCCGGCAGTCGCTCAAACGAACGACGGCCGGCCGCAATGCACTGTTACGGCGCTGCCAGCACCTCGATGGCGCGCATCAGCTCGGGATCACGGCCATCGCGGAAATCGGCCGTGGTCATGGCTACTTCGTAATCCGGCACGATGCCGATACCGTGAAACGTCGACCCATCCGCATGAAGGACTTCCAGCCCGGTGAACGCGCACGCGTAGCCGCCGGGTAGTTGCACGGTCGTCACGTTGCCGTTCGTGCCCGCGCTCCGCCGGCCCACGACCGCTTTCAGCCGCCGCGCATCGACGAGCATCGTGGAGAAATTCTCCGCCGCCGAAATCGTCCCAGTCCCAACGAGGAGTACGAGCGGGCCGCGGTACGATGGCTCGGCGGGCGGTATGTCGTAGCGAACGGCATCGAGCTCGCGCCGTGCGGGCCCCGTGAGGACCGGAATATGGAACAAGGGACTAAAGAAGTCCCTTTGAATCAGGTGTTGTGCGACGTCATAGTGATCCACCAAGGGGTAATTGCGCATGTCCACGACCAATCCTTTGGCCGACTGACTCTCGACGATGGCCGCACGAAAATCGTCCATGGACGTGAGCACGTCACCCGCTAAATTGATGTAATGAACGTCAGGCGCACCCACGTCCCCGAGCCGGCCGGCGGGCCGCCGGGTGGGGCCCGTACCCAGCTTTTCCAAATAGTCCTTTTTCGAAAATGCCGTGGCCGTAACCGTGCGCACCGTGCCGTCGGGAGCGCGCAATCCGAACTCGGTGGGGCCGCTCATCTTGCGGTAGAAAAAGGATGCGCCGATGAAGCGGTCGCCTTCCGTGGCGGCCGACGTGCGCCATAGTTCGCGTGCATACCAAGTCTTCGCGTCTTCGCCGCCGATGCGAACGATGGTATCGCCTGGATGAATCGCGGGATCCAACGAACGGCGGACCACGTCCTCGCCGTCGATGTTCTCGGAAACGACGCCCAGCCAATTCGGCAGCGGAGGGGATCCGAAGTCGAGAATCGCATTATGGCCATCGTGAATGGATTCGGCGAAGCGCCGGAGCACGTCTCGAAAGGCGCTGCGCTCCAAGCGGGGCATGCCATCCACCGTGGCGAGCGTCTCCGCGAGCCGCTCGTCGATGCGATCGCCGACGGTGTGGAAGTACGGAAAGAACCGACGCAGCGTACCGTGCACCGTCAAAAGCGCCGCCCGCGCTTCGCCCAGGCCCAACGATGCGGGTTGGACTTCGTCGAGTTTCGTGATGGGCAGCAGCGGAGGGCGGTTGGCAGGACCCCACGGGATCGGCGGAGGCGTGGCTGTCCCAATGGCGGCCATCGCCTCGGCCTCCGTGGGGTCTTTTGCTTGCAGGTCGGCCGGCACCTCGTCGGGCCACCGCGCATTCCCGGAGAAGAGCTCTTGCGCGCGGTAAGCGAGACCGCTTTTCCCGACGCCGACCCAGCGTGCCTCGGCCACCTCGGCGCGCACATTCGAGCCGGCGAGCCAGGCGCGGTTGGCCAGGCGCAAGGTCATGGCCAGCTCCGCGGCCTCCGGCGCAAGCTCGGCACCCGTGACGAGCACCAGCGGCAGCTCGGACGTCCCTTTGGGCGCAAGCGCCGGCTGCGTCAGGGCCGCAACGCTGTTCTCGTAGACGCTTCCGTCCCTTGGGGCGAGTCCGTAGTGCTTGCGCACATG
It includes:
- a CDS encoding S41 family peptidase, whose protein sequence is MKRLALLAVSSLLAGCSDGGGSEEPSRIGLAASLASLAPLAPLDWCAHVAAGPGGAGELPIELSSAHAEVRFFGVHATYTEVDQALAASVGGAGPITEAVLPAYAARLGGAACARPSDATPLRPARVRSMGPVAIVRPGTGEVTLPAGTKAVVVDLRHLPAVQGLREALEAAVAPALASAVPRATSHVRKHYGLAPRDGSVYENSVAALTQPALAPKGTSELPLVLVTGAELAPEAAELAMTLRLANRAWLAGSNVRAEVAEARWVGVGKSGLAYRAQELFSGNARWPDEVPADLQAKDPTEAEAMAAIGTATPPPIPWGPANRPPLLPITKLDEVQPASLGLGEARAALLTVHGTLRRFFPYFHTVGDRIDERLAETLATVDGMPRLERSAFRDVLRRFAESIHDGHNAILDFGSPPLPNWLGVVSENIDGEDVVRRSLDPAIHPGDTIVRIGGEDAKTWYARELWRTSAATEGDRFIGASFFYRKMSGPTEFGLRAPDGTVRTVTATAFSKKDYLEKLGTGPTRRPAGRLGDVGAPDVHYINLAGDVLTSMDDFRAAIVESQSAKGLVVDMRNYPLVDHYDVAQHLIQRDFFSPLFHIPVLTGPARRELDAVRYDIPPAEPSYRGPLVLLVGTGTISAAENFSTMLVDARRLKAVVGRRSAGTNGNVTTVQLPGGYACAFTGLEVLHADGSTFHGIGIVPDYEVAMTTADFRDGRDPELMRAIEVLAAP